The following is a genomic window from Sphingobacterium spiritivorum.
TAGGGTAGCCATTCGCACGTGTGGAAAGTATTAGAGGGTTAGCATTAATGTCAGCTGCATTTAATGCAGCGATAAGAGCCAGATTTATGTCCGCTACGTTTCCGGATCTTTTCTCCAATGCATCTTTTATCCCTTTATCGGTAAATAATCCGTTTGATTTATCCCATTTTATCTGCTTGTTGATATAGCTATGGATGGCTTTGGCTTTTTCAAGCTCTGTTTTTTTGTCCGCTATAACAGATGGTAAAATGGCTTTGAAAAGTCCTTTTTTCTTGATTTGCCCCCCGAAATCTTCATCTGTAAACAGCTGTTTCTCCACATCTTCCCAGGTTCTGGTGTAATTGTAGTTTGCACCCATAGGGATTCTGTAACTCGCCAGTTCAAATGATAGAGAAGAGCGCCAGTTGTCTGCAGAAGTCATGTAATCTTCATTGATAAAGGCCGGAATATTTTCCATTCCATATGTCGTTTTTGAACCGTGTACTTCTCCGATTTCACTACGCATGTCAGTATTGTAGTTTTCCTTAGTATGTCTGGAAATACTTAGCGAGCCTCTCATATTTTGATTATAAATACAGATTTCAGGTATTTTGGAAACAAATTCACTGTATACTTTTGGTATATCATCCTGGAATTTCCAGGTTCTGAAATTGTAGAGGAAAGGGGAGTTAATCGTATACCGAAGTTCGATAATGGATCCTTCCTGAATGTTGGGTAAAGTTAGTTTGGTTAGTGCAACGGATTTAGTCGATTTCTCATTAAAAATTTTACTTTTATCCAGATCGTATTCTGCGATCTTCTCTCCGTTAAGATTATAGGTGACTCCTTTGATGGAAGATATCACTTCTTTTGAATTACCCGATGTATACAGCGGGATAGTAAAATCAGCTTTGCTAAACCCCTCTTTAGTGAAAATTTTGGTCTTGATGTGATAGTAGAATTCAAGCATCAGACCTCCTTTTGCAGGATCGATAATGATACTGGCATTTCCGTATTCGCGAAGTACCACGGCGTTGGCATTACTGTCAATCGTGTTTCGGTTAAAGTTTAGGTCTTCCTTAGTGATTTTTCCAAATGAAAAATCCTGAGTAAATCCTGATATGCTGCATAGTATAAGTGCAGCAACACAAAATATTTTTTGCATGAAAAGTAGGTCAATAGTTAATAATTCTGTCTTTATTGAGAAGCAGTAAAGATGTGATTTAAACTTTAAATATGCAAGGTTTGAATTAAATATATTTTATCAGAATTGTGTGATAATTGCTTATTACGGAGTGAATGAAATACGGATAATCGTAGAAGATAAAGCTATAAAACAAAAAAACTTTAACAATCTCTTGTTAAAGCGTCAATCTTTCCGGGTTACTTTTTACTTAATCTTCACCTGAAAGATAATCATCACCATCAAATGTAAA
Proteins encoded in this region:
- a CDS encoding transglutaminase domain-containing protein, which gives rise to MQKIFCVAALILCSISGFTQDFSFGKITKEDLNFNRNTIDSNANAVVLREYGNASIIIDPAKGGLMLEFYYHIKTKIFTKEGFSKADFTIPLYTSGNSKEVISSIKGVTYNLNGEKIAEYDLDKSKIFNEKSTKSVALTKLTLPNIQEGSIIELRYTINSPFLYNFRTWKFQDDIPKVYSEFVSKIPEICIYNQNMRGSLSISRHTKENYNTDMRSEIGEVHGSKTTYGMENIPAFINEDYMTSADNWRSSLSFELASYRIPMGANYNYTRTWEDVEKQLFTDEDFGGQIKKKGLFKAILPSVIADKKTELEKAKAIHSYINKQIKWDKSNGLFTDKGIKDALEKRSGNVADINLALIAALNAADINANPLILSTRANGYPNITNPVLSDFNYVVAQVNIDSTVYYLDATESIIPFGSLPLRCINYQGRLFPKGGGSQWVELKAKEKSTVYYDFTGKIDDKGKLKGNLQIRRLGFDAYNKRKEIKEYNSMDEYLEKVEENNSKINYLKSDITHVDSTEYFLLETFDIEIDNFCSTHQNDFLFNPLFIGKTSKNPFNLEQRNYPIDIGSTVEEVLNMEVELPEGYQLKEKPKNVIMSLPNKDARYFYTSKLEDNKLHINVATQINKPFFLPEEYFDLKEFFSRIIQSQKLEITVSKI